A section of the Salvelinus alpinus chromosome 36, SLU_Salpinus.1, whole genome shotgun sequence genome encodes:
- the LOC139565123 gene encoding telethonin-like translates to MQVCTVVEKRAGAVVGSELACSVREENQAQRESYKADWNSVNMKTRAMDRQTMNMNDDSRRETYTRQWEARSLAQACPSGVYRVGTVERGVREHQLLPKRNTLPLPIFTPAQLGIRLGRGAPHTQEDLRSFPIPDGACPGKRAVVEITQDLPPAKPLRMEFAKAPKALGRSMSQEVQRG, encoded by the exons ATGCAGGTGTGTACCGTTGTTGAGAAGCGTGCTGGGGCCGTGGTGGGGTCTGAGCTGGCCTGCAGCGTACGGGAGgagaaccaggctcagagggagagCTACAAAGCCGACTGGAACAGTGTTAACATGAAGACCCGGGCCATGGACAG GCAGACAATGAACATGAACGATGACTCTCGTAGGGAGACCTACACTCGTCAGTGGGAGGCTCGCTCTCTGGCCCAGGCCTGTCCCTCGGGGGTGTACAGAGTGGGCACTGTGGAGAGGGGTGTGAGAGAGCACCAGCTCCTACCCAAGAGGAACACCCTGCCCCTGCCCATCTTCACCCCTGCACAGCTGGGCATCCGGCTGGGTCGCGGAGCACCACACACccaggaggacctccgttccttCCCCATCCCCGACGGTGCCTGCCCTGGCAAGAGGGCCGTGGTCGAGATCACACAGGACCTGCCCCCCGCCAAGCCACTCAGGATGGAGTTCGCCAAGGCACCCAAAGCACTGGGCCGCTCCATGTCACAGGAGGTCCAGAGAGGgtga
- the LOC139565315 gene encoding proline-rich protein 29-like, which translates to MAWTDDTYPQFQQWNQDAQNVQIIQQPASQQPTTILQQLPAAVSSPTPSIRPGHVKQDLVELMMIQNAQMHQVIMNNMTMSALSSFGHSQPQLHPPSTSEEEEEEEDPEVYHYHYQPTPAYLPYPSWLPPPQPHPSLVYRNTPEPLELAHSPHRDTTRRAVPPPPPPSATRTVGADVPPATDYYDAAERRQ; encoded by the exons ATGGCATGGACAGATGATACTTACCCACAGTTTCAGCAGTGGAACCAGGACGCACAGAATGTGCAGATAATTCAACAGCCT GCTTCCCAGCAGCCCACCACCATCCTACAGCAGCTCCCTGCTGCTGTGTCAtctcccactccctccatccGGCCAGGACACGTCAAGCAGG ACCTGGTGGAGCTGATGATGATCCAGAATGCCCAGATGCACCAGGTCATCATGAACAACATGACCATGTCAGCCCTCAGCTCATTTGGCCATTCCCAGCCCCAGCTCCACCCTCCGTCTACCTCTGAG gaggaggaggaggaggaggatccaGAGGtgtaccactaccattaccagccTACCCCGGCCTACCTGCCCTACCCATCCTGGTTGCCGCCACCCCAGCCTCACCCTAGCCTGGTCTACCGCAACACCCCTGAACCCCTGGAGCTAGCACACTCACCACACAGAGACACCACCAG GAGGGCGGTCCCACCTCCTCCCCCACCCAGCGCTACCAGGACCGTCGGGGCTGACGTTCCTCCAGCAACAG ATTACTATGATGCTGCGGAGAGAAGACAGTGA